Below is a genomic region from Nocardioides panacis.
GCCGGCAACCACGCACAGGGCGTCGCGCTGGCCGCGCAGATGCTCGGCATCCACGCCACCGTCTACATGCCCGAGGGAGCGCCGATCCCCAAGGAGAAGGCCACCCGGGGGTACGGCGCCGAGGTCCGGTTCCACGGGCACAGCGTCGACGAGGCGCTGGTCGCGGCCAAGCAGTTCGCGCACGAGACCGGTGCCGTGCTGATCCACCCGTTCGACCACTTCGACATCGTCGCCGGCCAGGGCACCTGCGGCCTGGAGATCCTCGAGCAGTGCCCCGAGGTGAAGACCGTGATCGCCTCCGCGGGCGGCGGCGGCTTCCTGGCCGGCATCGCGACCGCGGTCAAGGGCCTGCGTCCCGACGTCCGGGTCGTCGGCGTGCAGGCCGAGGGCGCCGCGGCGTACCCCGCCTCGCTGGAGCAGGGCGTCCCGGTGCCGCTCGGGAAGATGTCCACGATGGCCGACGGCATCGCGGTCGGCTGCCCCGGCGAGGTGCCGTTCGCCGCGATCCAGCAGTACGTCGACCAGATCGTCACGGTCAGCGAGGAGTCCCTGTCCCGGGCGCTGCTGATGCTGCTCGAGCGGGCCAAGCTCGTCGTGGAGCCCGCGGGCGCGGCGGCGGTCGCGGCGATGCTCGACGACCCGACGGCCTTCGAGACGCCCGCCGTGGTCGTGCTCTCCGGCGGCAACGTCGACCCGCTGCTGCTGATGCGGGTGATCCGGCACGGCATGGCGGCCGCCGGGCGGTACCTCGTCTTCCGGGCCCGGATCCCCGACGTGCCCGGCGGGCTGGCGCAGCTGCTCAACGAGATCGCCGGCGTCTCCGCCAACGTGCTCGACGTGGTGCACGAGCGGACGTCGGCGAGCCTGCACCTCGACGAGGTGGAGGTGCAGCTCCAGGTCGAGACCCGCGGGGTCGAGCACGCCGACCGGGTGCTCGCGCACCTGCGCGCCTGCGGCTACGCGATCGCCCAGTAGGGCCCGCCGGAGGCGCCGGGTGGACGCACGAACGGCCCGGGGCGAGGTCGCCACGGGCCGTTCGTCGGGTCTGGGTCAGCCGGCGTAGGGCACGGCGTCGACGATCTCGACCTCGAGCTTCTTGCCGTTCGGCGCCTCGTAGGTGACGGTGTCACCCTTCTTCTTGCCGATGATCGCCGAGCCGAGCGGGCTCTGCGGGGAGTACACCTTCACGCCTTCGGTGGTGTCCTCCATCTCGCGGGCACCGAGGA
It encodes:
- the ilvA gene encoding threonine ammonia-lyase, whose product is MTDVAAGPGAVRIPTLADIEVARDALRGVSIYTPMEESRWLSGTAGGPVLIKAENLQRTGSFKIRGAYLRMSRLSPAEKRAGVVAASAGNHAQGVALAAQMLGIHATVYMPEGAPIPKEKATRGYGAEVRFHGHSVDEALVAAKQFAHETGAVLIHPFDHFDIVAGQGTCGLEILEQCPEVKTVIASAGGGGFLAGIATAVKGLRPDVRVVGVQAEGAAAYPASLEQGVPVPLGKMSTMADGIAVGCPGEVPFAAIQQYVDQIVTVSEESLSRALLMLLERAKLVVEPAGAAAVAAMLDDPTAFETPAVVVLSGGNVDPLLLMRVIRHGMAAAGRYLVFRARIPDVPGGLAQLLNEIAGVSANVLDVVHERTSASLHLDEVEVQLQVETRGVEHADRVLAHLRACGYAIAQ